From the genome of Mycoplasma anserisalpingitidis, one region includes:
- the cas2 gene encoding CRISPR-associated endonuclease Cas2 has protein sequence MRQMRIILMYDIYDDNSRESNSFRTNLIKNGYYMIQYSIYVKVIPSYSQYSSEKQKISKFLPKSANVRLILLSEKQYQEIELIKGNYSKNEIINNCGRYIKL, from the coding sequence ATGAGACAAATGCGAATAATATTAATGTATGACATTTATGATGATAACTCGAGAGAATCAAATTCATTTAGAACTAACTTAATCAAAAATGGATATTACATGATTCAGTATTCCATTTATGTAAAAGTTATTCCATCTTACTCACAATATAGTTCTGAAAAACAAAAAATATCAAAATTTCTACCTAAAAGTGCAAATGTGAGACTTATATTGCTTTCTGAAAAACAATATCAAGAAATTGAGCTAATAAAAGGCAATTACAGTAAAAATGAAATAATCAATAACTGTGGGAGGTATATAAAATTATAA
- a CDS encoding DUF6088 family protein: MNYKQLIKERIDNFKRDYVFIISDFYDITGYETIKSTINRLEKEGYIKRILPGLFYKPFYVELINEYSIPSPLDVAKGIARKYNWSIAPSGDTALNILGLSNQVVVKYIFISNGRYASFKYDNFEIDFKKVNNKDINDKSYLSALIIQALKTIGKRNITKRQIEYLNKKFSESEKNLLMKECKTTSAWTYEIIRQICQEKYV; the protein is encoded by the coding sequence ATGAACTATAAACAATTAATTAAAGAAAGAATTGATAATTTTAAACGTGATTATGTTTTTATAATTAGTGATTTTTATGATATTACAGGATATGAAACAATAAAGAGCACAATAAACAGACTTGAAAAAGAAGGATATATAAAAAGAATTTTACCTGGTTTGTTTTACAAACCATTCTATGTCGAATTAATAAATGAATACAGTATTCCATCACCTCTAGATGTTGCTAAAGGTATTGCAAGAAAGTATAATTGAAGCATTGCTCCATCAGGTGATACAGCTTTAAACATACTTGGTCTATCAAATCAAGTTGTTGTTAAATATATTTTTATTTCAAATGGAAGATATGCTTCATTTAAATATGACAATTTTGAGATTGATTTCAAAAAAGTGAACAATAAAGATATCAACGATAAATCTTACTTAAGTGCATTGATAATACAGGCATTAAAAACTATAGGAAAAAGAAATATAACAAAAAGACAAATTGAATATTTAAATAAAAAATTTAGTGAGAGTGAAAAAAACTTATTAATGAAAGAATGTAAAACTACAAGTGCATGAACATACGAAATAATTAGACAAATATGTCAGGAAAAATATGTTTAA
- the cas1 gene encoding type II CRISPR-associated endonuclease Cas1 has translation MKKVIEINLTDYISVFLGNLLIKNQTGRITIPLNQIETIILNNPRCNISVTLISEIVKNDINFIICDQKMMPTASIIRINGNYNNNEFVKQLEWTNDYKYQLWAKIVKLKIQNSFNLLQELNLFEDEEKKKKFLEYRDKVELNDKTNREGHAAKVYFNLLFGQNFNRREENKINIALNYGYSILLSYISRTLISAGLDNRLSIWHNVKVNPLALACDLMEPFRSQVDFLVYKMYVLNKNSEIENFKEALFDLLDLKVSFNGKMSKFQKVISNFIHNFQKMEFQEYIADFIEWDKCE, from the coding sequence GAATTACAATACCCTTAAATCAAATTGAAACAATAATATTAAATAATCCTAGATGCAATATATCTGTAACCTTGATTAGTGAAATTGTTAAAAACGATATAAATTTTATAATTTGTGACCAAAAAATGATGCCAACAGCATCGATTATAAGAATTAATGGAAATTACAATAATAATGAATTTGTTAAGCAATTAGAATGAACTAATGATTATAAATATCAATTATGAGCAAAGATTGTTAAACTCAAAATTCAAAATAGCTTTAATTTACTACAGGAATTAAATTTATTTGAAGATGAAGAAAAAAAGAAGAAATTTCTAGAATACAGAGATAAAGTAGAACTAAATGATAAAACAAATAGAGAAGGACATGCAGCAAAAGTTTATTTTAATCTTCTTTTTGGGCAAAATTTTAATAGAAGGGAAGAAAATAAAATAAACATAGCATTAAATTATGGCTACAGTATACTTCTTAGTTATATTTCCAGAACACTTATTTCTGCCGGTCTTGATAATAGATTGTCTATTTGACATAACGTTAAAGTGAATCCTTTGGCTCTTGCTTGTGATTTGATGGAACCTTTTAGATCTCAAGTTGATTTTCTAGTATATAAAATGTATGTATTAAATAAAAATTCAGAGATTGAGAACTTTAAAGAAGCTTTGTTTGATTTATTAGACTTAAAAGTGAGTTTTAATGGCAAAATGAGTAAATTTCAAAAAGTTATTAGTAATTTTATTCACAATTTTCAAAAAATGGAATTTCAAGAATATATAGCGGACTTTATAGAATGAGACAAATGCGAATAA
- the cas9 gene encoding type II CRISPR RNA-guided endonuclease Cas9 (Cas9, originally named Csn1, is the large, multifunctional signature protein of type II CRISPR/Cas systems. It is well known even to general audiences because its RNA-guided endonuclease activity has made it a popular tool for custom editing of eukaryotic genomes.) — MERNNNSEITLGLDLGVGSIGWTILKTSEKNGQKTNEVLKTGVELFPEVKSAKERREKRGARRLIRRRKLKLSKLRTMIMNFCDENNNNLFGYKSKEELENDLSSSGFIKINEAQKIYILDIIDEEMKNINKQYDSNFIQKLFFNSQDLSGFNEFLNEYKNNIQLLRLLFINLLLQKEFDINKPSTNTIYFRKIAIKLIYDLFKNRGVFYDIKISEKTENPTNIEVFPTFEKFKKDVLNSQVKIKWNLKLKDDKFKEVFSNIEWSRELEWILNKVFAENIFSDFKENIKSLFSFTRKYNEGPGSEKSYSTYGIYSKDGEKLYNNIWDKYIKKCSIYNTINGFEDLSVEVILSNNYKIFNTINNLQNILNPEARKLITCEMYENLIKYLANIKKWDKKEANKEIELNIENLITILGLKDKNLTKFDFFDYYLSETIKNDFIDESKLEDLDADDTKKLEKIIDKNTFKFPKFEYANILCKFLGFNFSNIDELLWENKSEEESIFSYFTSLLCRNSDKESRRIQLEKYFEENIDKLLVKEKPIKNNKKVNEVIAAVIALKPKYGNLSSKAINEFNNKILERENNEEILTFSKYREEIIQSVQTKPDNIDIEVFFKTKNLNATTEKTLRIADKLVSKLYKDYKFNNIVIEIARELNKSEKVIKQINKENNVLMEFNKFLLSKYGKNSKKIKLLIEQNGIDLYTGDKILSSFENFNISMLDNYEIDHIIPQSKFYDSRMDNLALTNSTSNKKKSNETAYDYVKNNKSILKKWNDLYKINEEKNNQNKNDNVDYTSFDLLKSLIKDWKETKAKLLIQYFKNIRRKKIRNLLKSGYRIDNTFLRSNLIDTQTITKTACEWFKIKFHDKGIKIIPFKGFATSAVRTYSGLPFKDRNDNIHHAIDSTVISTTYNNSKIFKDLITEENVLGKWEYYSKEKKEVTSAIKEALLDEERKYKEEFLNRVDFKYYPVIKFNKKTTQENIVAVYQQYQNDGTKTIRDLRRSSDIKEIDLATLISFAIQTYHKWKNKENDDLDAPESLIKIYLDVVSKEKNKENKEDKFYFKWIPIWVNDTKFLSQIKVIYDSLIYYLLNKCKHNNHNVSNDCANLVDEYSRCISKHNGIIKDSYIQNKWFVFIPQKYLSKDSKELIVINKLTLFDNSQNRKSSAYINWTKKDKTSRIGNLKEIDENYFGILCIKNKNDNGWKPIILRYDFLKNVSERIELIKILSKIDTHITNNYFLQKINNWITKNIEGFKKFNYIKEDEDIQITKETEVIYLLNKLTYIRKEEKSNSDKSVEQIENKNLFIIKTIEYTDIQVEFSTVREKQVNYKPRLNSVLKEYKRWIK, encoded by the coding sequence ATGGAAAGAAATAATAATTCCGAAATAACACTTGGACTTGATCTCGGTGTTGGTTCAATTGGTTGAACAATATTAAAAACATCAGAAAAAAATGGTCAAAAAACAAATGAGGTTTTAAAAACAGGAGTTGAGCTTTTCCCTGAAGTTAAAAGTGCAAAGGAAAGAAGAGAAAAACGTGGAGCGAGAAGATTAATTAGAAGAAGAAAATTAAAGTTATCTAAATTAAGAACAATGATTATGAATTTTTGTGATGAAAATAACAATAATTTATTTGGATATAAATCAAAAGAAGAATTAGAAAATGATTTATCATCATCTGGTTTTATAAAAATAAATGAAGCTCAAAAAATTTATATACTAGACATAATTGATGAAGAAATGAAGAACATCAATAAACAATATGATAGCAATTTCATTCAAAAACTATTTTTCAACAGTCAAGATTTATCTGGTTTTAATGAATTCCTAAATGAATATAAAAATAATATTCAGCTTTTAAGATTACTTTTTATAAATCTTTTACTTCAAAAGGAATTCGATATTAATAAACCATCTACTAATACTATTTACTTTAGAAAAATAGCAATCAAATTAATCTATGACCTATTCAAAAATAGGGGTGTATTTTATGATATTAAAATTTCCGAAAAAACTGAAAATCCAACTAATATTGAAGTTTTTCCAACATTTGAAAAATTTAAGAAAGATGTATTAAACTCACAAGTCAAGATTAAATGAAATCTTAAATTAAAGGATGATAAATTTAAAGAAGTCTTTTCAAATATAGAATGAAGCAGAGAACTAGAATGAATACTAAACAAAGTATTTGCTGAAAATATTTTTAGTGATTTCAAAGAAAATATAAAGAGCTTATTTAGTTTCACTAGAAAATACAATGAAGGACCTGGTAGTGAAAAAAGTTACAGTACTTATGGAATATATTCAAAAGATGGTGAAAAACTATATAACAACATTTGAGACAAATATATAAAGAAATGTTCTATTTACAATACCATAAATGGTTTTGAAGATTTAAGTGTTGAAGTTATCTTAAGTAATAACTATAAAATCTTTAATACCATTAATAATCTTCAAAATATATTAAATCCTGAAGCCCGTAAATTAATCACTTGTGAAATGTATGAAAATTTAATAAAATATTTAGCTAATATTAAAAAATGAGATAAGAAAGAAGCGAATAAAGAAATAGAACTCAATATAGAAAACTTAATAACGATATTAGGATTAAAAGACAAAAATCTTACAAAGTTTGATTTCTTTGATTATTATTTAAGTGAAACTATTAAAAATGATTTCATTGATGAATCAAAATTAGAAGACTTAGATGCTGATGATACTAAAAAGTTAGAGAAAATAATTGATAAAAACACCTTTAAATTTCCTAAATTCGAATATGCTAATATATTATGCAAATTTCTTGGTTTTAATTTTAGTAATATTGATGAATTACTTTGAGAAAATAAATCTGAAGAAGAATCTATTTTTAGCTATTTTACGTCACTTCTTTGTAGAAATAGTGATAAAGAAAGTAGAAGAATTCAGTTGGAAAAATACTTTGAAGAAAATATCGATAAACTTCTAGTTAAAGAAAAACCTATTAAAAATAATAAAAAAGTAAATGAAGTTATTGCTGCTGTAATAGCATTAAAACCAAAATACGGTAACTTATCAAGTAAGGCAATAAACGAATTCAACAATAAAATTTTAGAAAGAGAAAATAATGAAGAAATTTTAACTTTCTCAAAATATAGAGAAGAAATTATTCAAAGTGTACAAACAAAACCAGACAATATAGATATTGAAGTTTTTTTCAAAACAAAAAATTTAAATGCTACAACTGAAAAAACATTAAGAATAGCTGATAAATTAGTTAGCAAACTATATAAAGATTACAAATTTAATAATATCGTTATCGAAATAGCTCGTGAATTAAATAAAAGTGAAAAAGTTATTAAACAAATTAATAAGGAAAATAACGTATTGATGGAGTTTAATAAATTTCTTTTAAGCAAATACGGAAAAAATAGTAAAAAGATTAAATTGTTAATTGAACAAAACGGAATTGATTTATATACAGGCGACAAAATATTATCTTCATTTGAAAATTTTAATATTTCTATGTTGGATAACTATGAAATTGATCATATTATTCCACAAAGTAAATTTTATGACAGTAGAATGGATAATTTAGCATTAACAAATTCAACTTCTAATAAGAAGAAAAGCAATGAAACTGCATATGATTATGTCAAAAATAATAAATCAATTCTTAAAAAGTGAAATGATTTATATAAAATCAATGAAGAAAAAAATAATCAAAATAAGAATGATAATGTTGATTACACATCTTTTGACCTTTTAAAATCACTAATAAAAGATTGAAAAGAAACCAAAGCCAAGTTACTAATACAATACTTTAAAAACATAAGAAGAAAGAAAATAAGAAATCTGTTAAAATCTGGATATAGAATCGATAATACATTTTTAAGAAGCAATCTTATCGATACACAAACAATAACAAAAACAGCATGCGAATGATTTAAAATAAAATTTCATGATAAAGGTATTAAAATTATTCCATTCAAAGGTTTTGCAACTTCTGCTGTAAGAACATATTCAGGACTTCCATTTAAAGATAGGAATGATAACATTCATCATGCCATTGACTCAACGGTTATTTCAACAACTTATAATAACTCTAAAATATTCAAAGATTTGATAACTGAAGAAAACGTTCTTGGAAAATGAGAATATTATAGTAAGGAAAAAAAGGAAGTTACTAGCGCAATCAAAGAAGCACTTTTAGATGAAGAACGAAAATATAAAGAGGAATTTTTAAATAGGGTTGATTTTAAATATTACCCAGTTATAAAATTTAATAAAAAGACAACTCAAGAAAATATTGTAGCTGTATATCAACAATATCAAAACGATGGAACAAAAACCATTAGAGACTTAAGAAGATCAAGTGATATTAAGGAAATTGATCTAGCCACATTAATCAGTTTTGCAATACAGACATATCATAAATGAAAGAATAAAGAAAATGATGATTTAGACGCTCCTGAATCACTTATAAAAATTTATTTAGATGTTGTTTCCAAAGAAAAAAATAAAGAAAATAAAGAAGATAAATTTTATTTTAAGTGAATTCCTATTTGGGTTAATGATACAAAATTTTTATCGCAAATTAAGGTTATTTATGATTCTTTAATATACTATTTATTAAATAAGTGTAAACATAATAATCATAATGTATCTAATGATTGTGCTAATTTGGTTGACGAATATTCTAGATGTATATCAAAACACAACGGAATAATAAAAGATTCATATATTCAAAATAAGTGATTTGTTTTTATACCTCAAAAATATTTATCAAAAGATTCTAAAGAACTTATAGTGATAAATAAACTAACATTATTTGATAATTCACAAAATAGAAAGTCAAGCGCTTATATAAATTGGACTAAAAAAGATAAGACTTCTAGAATTGGTAATCTAAAAGAAATTGATGAGAATTACTTTGGTATATTATGTATTAAAAATAAAAACGATAATGGCTGAAAACCTATCATTTTGAGATATGATTTTTTAAAAAATGTTAGTGAAAGAATTGAATTAATTAAAATTTTATCAAAAATTGACACTCACATAACAAATAATTACTTTTTACAAAAAATTAATAATTGAATTACCAAAAACATTGAAGGATTTAAAAAGTTTAATTACATCAAAGAAGATGAAGATATACAAATAACCAAAGAAACTGAAGTTATTTATTTATTGAACAAGTTAACTTATATCAGGAAAGAAGAAAAAAGCAACTCTGATAAGTCTGTAGAACAAATAGAAAATAAGAATTTATTTATAATAAAAACGATTGAATATACTGATATTCAGGTAGAATTTTCAACGGTAAGAGAAAAACAAGTCAATTATAAACCAAGATTAAATAGTGTACTAAAAGAATATAAGCGTTGAATTAAGTAA